Part of the Faecalibacterium duncaniae genome, GCACGCTGCTCTTGACCGCGCTGCGGTTCACGATGGCATCGGGGCCCACGCCGGTATAGCCACAGATGAGCGCCCCGCCCAGGTTGATGCTGTAATCGGAGAAGCCCACGGTCAGGCTGTCGCCCAGCAGGGCCGCATCCGAAAAGTAACTCAGATCCACTTGCCCACAGCTGGGCTGACGGATCACGCTGCTGTCATACGCCTTGACCTGATAGGCCCCCGCTGCCTGCCGGGCGGGGCCGAACTGTTCCAGCGTGACAGCCGCCGCATCGTCGGCTCCACTGCCTTCCCCTGCCGTACCGCCGGCGCTGTCTGCCGCTGAGGCTCCCGTATCTCCCTGCATGGGCAGCGGAGCCAGGATATTGGCCGCTGTGCCCGCCGCCGGGCTTTGCTGGACAGCCTCGCTCTGCTTTTCGCCATTTTCCAGAATGGCCGTGATGGCCAGCGACAGCAGCAGGATCGCTGCAATGATCCCCGCCAGCCGCAGGCCGGTGCCTGCCTTGCTGCGCCGTCTCCGGCCATGGGTGGAATGATATTCGTGTGAAATTCCCATTCTCTTTCCCGCCTTTCCCTGTTTTCTTTTCTCTATCATTACGGTCAGTATCCCCGAAAAATTGCAGAGTTTGCATTCTGCACTCCGACCGACCCTGTGTTTTTGTAGGATACGCCAAATATTGTATCATAATTTTTTTGCCCGTGCAACCAATCAGGTCTTGCATACAACAGAGAAATAGTTTACAATAGTATTGTTGCAGGAATTGCACAGTTTTCATTGAATCAGATGCACATCCTGCATTCTTTTTGTACGACTTGCGGCGCGCATCCGCAATCTCCTTCCCCGGGCAGTGCAGGGCTCTGGGAGGACACAGAAGGACTTGCCGCGCTTTGCAGGACGTGAAATGTTGTTCTTTTGGATAAGGAGGACGTATGTCAAAAAATGTCATCATCGGCCAGAGCGGCGGCCCTACCGCCGTTATCAATTCCAGCTTGGCAGGCGTATACAAAGCTGCCTGCAGTCTGGGAGCCGATAAAGTCTACGGAATGAAGTACGGCATCGAGGGCCTTTTAAAGGAAGAAATGCTGGAACTGAACGTTCTGCTGGATGACCGCATGAGCATCGAGCTGCTCAAGCGCACCCCGTCCAGCTATCTGGGCAGCTGCCGCTACAAGCTGCCGGACCCGGACGTGGACTCTACCCCGTTCATCAAGCTGTTCACCCTGTTTGACAAGTACGATATCTGTGCGCTGTTCTACATCGGCGGCAATGACTCGATGGACACCATTGCAAAACTCTCCCGTTACGGTGCCCAGGTGGGCAGCAGCGTCCGGTTCATCGGTGTGCCCAAGACCATCGACAACGACCTTTGCCTGACCGACCACACCCCCGGCTACGGCTCTGCCGCCAAGTACATTGCCACCATCCTGAAGGAGGTCATCCGTGACTCCTCCGTTTACAACATCCGCAGCGTGACGGTGGCCGAGATCATGGGCCGCCACGCTGGCTGGCTGGCCGGTGCGGCCTGTCTGGCCGGCGGCGATGACTGCGAAGGCCCCGACCTCATTCTGCTGCCCGAAGTTCCCTTTGACCCGGACAGGTTCCTGACCCGGGTGGACGAGCTGCAGCGGGTCAAGCCCAATGTCATCATTGCAGCCAGCGAGGGTGTTAAGACAGCCGACGGCACCTATCTGTGCGATCTGGTCTCCACCGCCGGGCAGCTGGATGCCTTTGGCCACAAGGCCATCCTCAGCGGCACCAGCCGGTACCTTTCCGATCTCATCCACGACAACCTGAACTGCAAGAGCCGTGCCATTGAGTTCTCGACCCTGCAGCGCTGCGCCAGCCATCTGGCCAGCCGCACCGATGTGAACGAGGCCTACGCCGTGGGCGGCGCTGCCGCTTCCGCTGCCTTTGCGGGCGAGACCGGGCGGATGATCTCGCTCAAGCGCATTTCCGATTACCCTTACCAGTGCATCACCGAGTCGGTGGATGTCCAGCAGGTGGCAAACCTGGAGAAAAAGGTGCCGCTGGACTGGATCACCCCGGACGGAATGCAGGTGACGGCGGCATTTGAGGAGTATGCCCGCCCGCTCATCCTGGACGAAGTGACACCGGTCTATGTCAACGGTACCCCGCGCCATATCTGCCTGTAAGTTTCATTTGCGCGCTTCCTCCCCCCTCGTAGTCTGTTTTCGTGCTCCTGCACGATAATATAAAAGCCGAAACAGAAGAAAAGGAGAAATCATCATGGGTAAAAATGCAATCGTTGGTCAGTCTGGCGGCCCTACCTCCGTCATCAATGCAAGTCTGGCAGGCGTATTCGAGAGCTGCAAGAGCCGCGGCGCTGAAATCGTTTACGGCATGTGCAACGGCGTTGCCGGTCTGCTGGAGGAGCGCGTGGTGGATCTTTCCACCGTGCTGACCGATGACCTGGATATCGAGCTGCTCAAGCGCACCCCGTCCAGCTTCCTGGGCAGCTGCCGCTATAAGCTGCCCGATTGGCACGATGACGAGACCGTTTACAAGAAGCTGTTCGCCATCCTGGAAAAGCTGAACATTGGCTACTTCTTCTACATTGGCGGCAACGACTCCATGGATACCATCGGCAAGCTGGCTGAATACGGCAACCGCATCCAGAGCGACATCCGCTTCATGGGCGTTCCCAAGACCATCGACAACGACCTGATGGTGACCGACCACACCCCCGGCTACGGCTCTGCGGCAAAGTACATCGGTGTGGTGATGAAGGAGATCATCCGCGATGCCACCGTTTACGGCACCAATTATGTCACCGTGGTCGAGATCATGGGCCGCAACGCCGGCTGGCTGACCGCGGCTGCCTCTCTGGCCAAGAGCGATGACTGCGAGGGCGTGGATATGATCTGCCTGCCCGAAGTCCCCTTCAACGTGGAGCACTTCATTGAGAAGGTCCGCGTCATGCAGGAGAAGAAGCCCAGCATCGTGATCGCTGTTTCCGAGGGTGTCAAGCTCGAGGACGGCCGCTACGTCTGCGAGCTGGCCGATGATGTGCACGCAGTGGACGCTTTCGGCCACAAGGCACTGACCGGCACCGCCCGCTATCTGGCGAATGTGGTCGCACGCAATCTGGACACCAAGACCCGCTGTATCGAGCTGTCTACCCTGCAGCGCTGCGCTGGTCACCTGACCAGCCGCACCGATATCACCGAGGCTTACCAGGTGGGCGGCGCTGCTGCCAAGGCTGCCTTTGAGGGTGTCACCGGTCAGATGGTCGCCCTGAAGCGCATCTCCAACAGCCCCTATCAGTACATCACCGAGCTGCACCCCATCAGTGAAGTTGCAAACCTCGAGAAGAAGGTCCCCCTGAGCTGGATGAACGAGAATCACACCCAGATGACCGAGGAATTCCTCGAGTATGCCCGCCCGCTGATCCAGGCTGAACTGACTCCGCTGTACATTGCAGGTCTGCCCCACCACATCTACATGAAAAAGTAATTTCTCCTTTGAATCCTTCTAAGGCATAGCAAAACTCCCGCCCGGATGCGCTCCGGGCGGGAGTTTTTTGCTGTGTGGCTTATGAATTACTGTTTGCCCAGCTGCCAGAACGCCACGGCGCTGGCGGCGGCAACGTTCAGGGAATCGACCCCGTGGGACATGGGGATCTTGACTGTGTAATCGCAGGATGCGATGGTGGTATGGGAAAGGCCGTCTCCCTCCGTGCCCAGCACAATGGCAAGCTTCGGCTCCCGGGCAAGGGCTTCGTCATCGATGCTGACCGAACGGTCACTCAAGGCCATGGCAGCCGTCTTGAAGCCCAGGGCATTCAGCTGAGCAAGCCCCTTTTCGGGCCAATCAGCAGGCGTTTCACCGATCTGCGCCCAGGGCACCTGAAATACCGTACCCATACTCA contains:
- a CDS encoding GDSL-type esterase/lipase family protein, translated to MGISHEYHSTHGRRRRSKAGTGLRLAGIIAAILLLSLAITAILENGEKQSEAVQQSPAAGTAANILAPLPMQGDTGASAADSAGGTAGEGSGADDAAAVTLEQFGPARQAAGAYQVKAYDSSVIRQPSCGQVDLSYFSDAALLGDSLTVGFSDYSINLGGALICGYTGVGPDAIVNRSAVKSSVRGSEVAMDVLTAAQPKKLYILLGTNTLTTLGAADRFLAYYGQMLDQLRQALPGCVIYVQSIPPVRPQAAAEKPGLASDVLRSVNEQLAKLAADKGCVYLDLWETFADENGNLKEMLAAPDGVHFSAGNGYGAWVTYLRNHAKYSASNSWTMGSAYSAE
- a CDS encoding 6-phosphofructokinase; translation: MSKNVIIGQSGGPTAVINSSLAGVYKAACSLGADKVYGMKYGIEGLLKEEMLELNVLLDDRMSIELLKRTPSSYLGSCRYKLPDPDVDSTPFIKLFTLFDKYDICALFYIGGNDSMDTIAKLSRYGAQVGSSVRFIGVPKTIDNDLCLTDHTPGYGSAAKYIATILKEVIRDSSVYNIRSVTVAEIMGRHAGWLAGAACLAGGDDCEGPDLILLPEVPFDPDRFLTRVDELQRVKPNVIIAASEGVKTADGTYLCDLVSTAGQLDAFGHKAILSGTSRYLSDLIHDNLNCKSRAIEFSTLQRCASHLASRTDVNEAYAVGGAAASAAFAGETGRMISLKRISDYPYQCITESVDVQQVANLEKKVPLDWITPDGMQVTAAFEEYARPLILDEVTPVYVNGTPRHICL
- a CDS encoding 6-phosphofructokinase translates to MGKNAIVGQSGGPTSVINASLAGVFESCKSRGAEIVYGMCNGVAGLLEERVVDLSTVLTDDLDIELLKRTPSSFLGSCRYKLPDWHDDETVYKKLFAILEKLNIGYFFYIGGNDSMDTIGKLAEYGNRIQSDIRFMGVPKTIDNDLMVTDHTPGYGSAAKYIGVVMKEIIRDATVYGTNYVTVVEIMGRNAGWLTAAASLAKSDDCEGVDMICLPEVPFNVEHFIEKVRVMQEKKPSIVIAVSEGVKLEDGRYVCELADDVHAVDAFGHKALTGTARYLANVVARNLDTKTRCIELSTLQRCAGHLTSRTDITEAYQVGGAAAKAAFEGVTGQMVALKRISNSPYQYITELHPISEVANLEKKVPLSWMNENHTQMTEEFLEYARPLIQAELTPLYIAGLPHHIYMKK